Within Candidatus Nanoarchaeia archaeon, the genomic segment GCCTCCGCAACAAGCTTTATAAATCCCAAATCCTCAAGTGCCTCTATACTCACGGGCAAATATAATCGAGCAATTGTTGCCCGTTCGTAATAAGTAAAGGCAATAATTTATGCTCAATTATTTGTTACCTTTACTATACAACAAAAAAGAGGTGCGTAGTATGGAAAAAAACGCATTGGACTGGATCAGCCTGATCCTTGTCATCATTGGCGGGCTGAACTGGGGCCTTGTCGGGCTCTTTGACCTGAATCTGGTGGAGACTATCTTAGGATCTATTC encodes:
- a CDS encoding DUF378 domain-containing protein, whose amino-acid sequence is MEKNALDWISLILVIIGGLNWGLVGLFDLNLVETILGSIPILPKIVYILVGLAALYTIYYVSKN